The nucleotide sequence CTACAGTATATTATTGTGACGCAGTGTGttacgcagccataaaaaggtatgaaattctgacacatgctacaacatgaatgaatcttgaaaacattatgataagtgaaataagctagtcacaaaaggacaaatattgtttgATGCCATCTATGTGAGGTACACAGAGtagacaaattcatagagacaggaagtgaagtggtggccaggggttggggtggggagggggagttgTTTGATGGGCATCAGAGATGGTGATAACCGTCTGGAAATAGCGAAGACCCTTACACAACACTGTGCGTGTACTTAATCCACGCAGTTGTACAGTTCAAAGTGGTTACAATGGTACGTTTTGTgttctgtgtattttaccactATAAAAAGTGGGGGTGTGAGTGCCTGACTgatccccgaggaggtggatgatACAGccggccctccctccccctccctcctccctctgctctgctAAAGAGAGAAAGCTCTGGGCTTTTCTGCTGAATGAGGGGGCCTCTCAGAACCCTGGCTGGGACTCATTCTGGAACGTACAGATGAGCCCAAGTGTATGTTAGCCTGGTTCCCCTTCTGAAAGCTGAGTTCCCCGAAGTTCCCCAAGAACGGGAGTCCCCAGGGGAGAGTGACACGGTGGGAGGGAGAGCCGGCAAAGGGATGTTATGGATCTGGTCACCACGGTGGGCAGCTGGGCTCAATCTGCTGGGACCCACTGAGGGACTATGGAAAATGCACCTCAGTTGTTATACGAGAGACCAAGGAGGGAATGTCTGTCCCGGTCCAGGGCTGCCCCAGGGGCTGTTAGCTCCTACCACTTCCAAGGTGCAGGGTGGGGTGGCAGGCGGGGGGCGGCGCCTTCCTGCAGGCACTGCCACTGTGtgtcccaggagccctgggcacaAGGCCCTCAGGGCGGCTGAGGTGAGGTGCATCAGGTTACACGTGTGAATCTGATTGGGCAGCAGGGGCAGGAGTAGGAGGGGGGCTTCCAAGACAAATGACAGTGTGAGGTGTCTTTGTTTTCCCTCTGGGAACCAAAATTCTGCAGGATGGGAATGTGTCTCAAGGCTTGTCCCTTTCATAGGTGAGCCAGTATGGGGTGATTTCTGCCCCCAGACTCCCTCGCAGGATGATGGGGTGGCCCTGTGGCAGGCCCACGGGAGCCTGGGGGTGCCGAGCagagcagggcagaggctgctgctgcagGCGGAGCCCAGCACTCGATCCTCCTGGAAACACTCCTGACTAGTTGCTACAAAGCCCAGCTCCACCCGCACCTGTGAAGGATGCCAGAAGCCCTTGATAAAATCTCAAGTCTTCGAGGAATAATGGGCGTGGCCTTAGGCCCTGATTTTTCCTCCAGGCACCTCCTTTCAGCCCTCTCTAGATGCCATACCTCTGAGGCCTGCCACCTCTCCAGGGCCCTGCACTGAGCTAGGCCTGGGGCCCAGCCCTCTAGAGCCTGCAGCCCAGTGGAGAGTAAGACGCATGCATACAACCAGCATTTGAAGAATTCACTGGGCAGTGGGGAAAGAGAAGTAGGAgatgtccccagggcctgagcagGCAGCCAGGAGGCAGGATGAAGGAGGAGTGGGGCATTGGCAGACCTGGAGCTCTGCTGTgcaaacttgggcaagttacttaaccttcctgaacctcagttttcattctgagagataagtagatGAAGGCATATGGAATGCTAAAGAGATTGCCTGGTTTATGATATGGGCACAGTACACATTAGCCATTCCTTTTATTAGTAGAGGCTGCTGTATGCATGCCCATAGGCCGAGGCTGGGCGAATCCTTCACCCGCTGGCCTGCTATTAAAACAGGGACTCGGGCTACTTGCTAGATGACCTCTAAGGCACTGTTCTGTCACTCTGTAAATGTAAGGACCTCGAGCTCTGGtaggtggagggaaggggaaagtGACGctgggtgagtgacacagggtgaGTGAAAGCAGAGGCAGAAAGAGCATCGCATGTGAGTAGTTTCCTGCAGAGTAACAAGTGACTACAAACTGAGTGGCCTGACATGACCCCGTTTATAACCTCACAGTTCCAGAAGTCAGAAGTCCCGCTCGATATAGCCCGGGGCTGGAAGcaaggtgtcagccaggctgAGTTCtagtctggaggctctgggggacaAGCACCTGTTCCCAAGCTGGAGAGTTTACTTCCTGCAGTTGTAGGACTGCAGCACCGTTTCCTTGCTGCTCATTGACCAAGGGTTGTTCTCAACCTCTAGAGGCCGCCCACGTCCTTACACAAACCCCCTCCTTCAGGCCAGCAACTCTGTCTCCACCTCCACTGGAACACAGGTCACATTGTGCCCAGTCCCCCCGGGAGAGGGCCCCAGCACTAATGAGGGTGTCATGCTCCTATAGagggaggccaggcagggcccATGGCTAGGCCACGCCCTCCAGAGAACCTGCCAGGCCTTTCATGTGCCATCCTTGAAAGCCATTTATGTCCTTACAGACTGGGCATGGTGTGTATCCCAGGAGCCGCGCCGTAACAGGGCTGCAAAATCGTGTTTATAACTTAAGGCCTACAGACCTCACCTCATTTCAGATTAGTCTGGTGTCCAAAGAGAAAACACCTCTTTAGAAGGAGGCATTTTCTTAGAGGCCCAGGCCCCTTAGAGGGTTTGTGTCTGCGGACCCTTTGTGCATCCCAATGCTGGGGTCAGGGACACAGAAGCCTGTGGTCTGCTTTGTGGTAGATTTTGTTAACTCCGAGTTGGGAAATGGGGCTGGGTGGTAGACAGAGTCTATCTCCTCCTTTTTCCCTGGTGGTAAGGTCTGGTATAACTCCCAACATCGCACAAGTTACTGTGTTGGCCAATTAGACAAATTACTTGCCTTCCCTGGGCCTGAGTCTCCCTAATCATGGGGGATCACAGTGTCCTCTTCACACTAAAGGGAATCCGGCACCCCACCGACTTCTCAGGATGTTGGGAGACCAAGGTGGGGTGATTGATGTGGGGGAGGATTTCTCGAGTGGGGTCATCCATCATCTCTGCCTCCAGCGGTGTCTCATGGAGCCTGTCTGTTCTCTGTGTCCCGCAGCCCCTACCCAGGCCCCTGAGCGTCAGAGATGGAGAACTCCTCAGCAGCGTCGGCCTCCTCCGAGGCTGGGAGCAGCCGCTCCCAGGAGATCGAGGAGCTGGAGCGGTTCATCGACAGCTACGTGCTCGAGTACCAGGTGCAGGGGCTGCTGGCCGACAAGACGAGGGTGACGGGGAGAGTGAGAAAACGCAGTCCCACATCTCCCAGGTGAGCGCCGCCcacgggaggggcggggcctgggcagggggcggggcctgggcaaACTCAAGGGGGCTGAGAAGGGACTGTAGCTCTGGGCAGTGTCTGGTCGCCTAGATTGCCGAGATGTGGATGGCCCCACCCAGCAGAGTAACCGAGCCAGTCAGGAAGCCCCTGGCCGTGTGCTCCTGGGCCCTCTGACCCACCTCTACTCTGTCCTAACCCGCCGGGCAGCCGGGACCCAGCTGGACTCAGAGTTCATGGAGCCCtcgtttactgagtacctactgtatGCTGGCCACCACTCCCTGTCCTCCACAAGCCCATGTTCTAGAAGTGATCTGACGATTGTAGCTTATCCAAAATGTGCATCATCAAAAGTCTATCACTTGTGACTAATTGGTCTGAATTTCACATACAGGCAGTCACTGGCAGAACTGAATCTCTCAGGCAGTTACCCAGGGCTCTGTGTACCAGAACCTGTTAGGCAGATGAGGCCTCCTGACCAGAATCTCAGGTTGGTCTCCCCGCTCCTGGGTCAGtctgcagcagccctgggctTGAGTAGAAGGTAAACTCGGCTGAAAGGCTGGGCTGAGATTTGGAGGTCTTGAGTTTTCCCATATAAACCACTCAGGTCCGGGACCATGTCACGTGCATCTTTGCTGAACACAGTAAATCCTCAGTAGATATTTGTTCAAGAGCTGGTTCTAGATTTGCTTCTAGCTGCCTGCGTGACCT is from Vicugna pacos chromosome 23, VicPac4, whole genome shotgun sequence and encodes:
- the LOC140688664 gene encoding CBP80/20-dependent translation initiation factor-like is translated as MENSSAASASSEAGSSRSQEIEELERFIDSYVLEYQVQGLLADKTRVTGRVRKRSPTSPSGRWTAASSWTAAVPSP